In Sorghum bicolor cultivar BTx623 chromosome 8, Sorghum_bicolor_NCBIv3, whole genome shotgun sequence, one genomic interval encodes:
- the LOC8084474 gene encoding putative disease resistance protein RGA4 → MEITISAARWAVSRALRPISDGLMESWAASSKLAPNIRALKLQLLYAQGMLDNARGRDVRSPALGQLLQELRNQAFDADDVLDELEYFRIQDELDGTYETIDADVRGLVGGLVLNARHTAGAVVSKLKLPSCSCASVVCHHRRKPKLKFDRVAMSKRMVDIVEQLKPVCAMVSTILDLELQGTIASTGISAQQGTAFNQTTRTTTPQIIEPKLYGRDDLKKDVIDGITSKYHVNDDLTVLSIVGPGGLGKTTLTQHIYEEAKSHFQVLVWVCVSQNFSASKLAQEIIKQIPKLDNENGNESAEGLIEKRLQSKRFLLVLDDMWTDHENEWKKLLAPFKKMQTKGNMAIVTTRIPKVAQMVATVGCQIRLERLSDEECMCFFQACVFDDQQTWEGNPNLHDFGCEIVKRLKGFPLAVKTVGRLLKTELNTDHWRRVLESKEWEYQANEDDIMPALKLSYNYLPFHLQQCFAHCALFPEDYEFGREELIHLWIGLGLLGPDDQNKRLEDIGLDYLSDLVNHGFFHEAKKEDGSTYYVIHDLLHDLARNVSAHECISIQGSNVWSIQIPASIHHMSIIINNSDVQDKATFENCKKGLDILGKRLKARNLRTLMLFGDHHGSFCKIFSGMFRDAKTLRVIFLSGASYDVEVLLHSFSQLVHLRYLRIKGYVLNLRSLFGSISRFYNLLVLDIKECDTFAHMEEEEICSSTRDMSNLVKIRHFLVGNNSYHCGIVEIGKLKSIQEIRRFEVNREKQGFELNQVGKLIQLQGSLEICNLEKVGGATELEELKLVHLQHLNRLILGWDRDQSDRDPKKEQDVLECLKPHNNLQQVCIRGHGGHTYPTWLCSDHSAKKLECLCLKGVAWKSLPPLLGVLLVVGEEHPNVTGQIFENLKRLELVNIATLRKWSADSPFSKLQVLTIEDCFELTELPSPHMFPNVQEIYISECEELVSVPPIPWSSSLSKAELWRVGKSIENLDYSKKEQKIRVEFKKDALDRELWNVLAFTNLSEIREFRIFGCSQVPLHHLQLLNSLNTLGISDFSSVLWPTEGENDSPFEFPVEQLQISDCGATVKELVQLISYFPNLSTLELWKCGNKQAGEAEEIEAATGEQLSMPLQLKELLQNQSSLRSLEIEAATGEQLSIPSFYCPFPTSLQSLVLEGVKDGMLTLAPLTNLTKLDLYDCGGLRSEDLWPLLAQGHLKELQIWGAHNLLDVPEPSRMCEQVLPQHSSRLQALETDGEAGGAAAVPVGGHFSSSLTELGLAWNDDLEHFTMEQSEALQMLTSLQVLRIKGYSRLQSLPEGLGGLPNLKRLEIWSCGSFRSLPKGGLPSSLVELHIWFCKTIRSLPKGTLPSSLTELHIFSCDGFRSLPKGSLPSSLKILRIRFCRAVRSLHEGSLPNSLQMLDVTKSNEKLQKQCRKLQGTIPIVKF, encoded by the coding sequence ATGGAGATCACCATCAGCGCAGCACGCTGGGCGGTGTCCAGGGCACTGAGACCCATCTCCGATGGCCTCATGGAGTCTTGGGCAGCCTCTTCGAAGCTGGCCCCCAACATCCGCGCCCTCAAGCTGCAACTCCTGTACGCCCAGGGGATGCTAGACAACGCCCGTGGCAGGGATGTCCGCAGCCCGGCACTGGGGCAGCTCTTGCAGGAGCTCCGCAACCAAGCATTTGATGCTGATGACGTTCTAGACGAGCTGGAGTACTTCCGCATCCAAGACGAGCTCGACGGGACCTATGAGACCATTGACGCCGATGTCCGAGGTCTCGTCGGGGGCCTTGTCCTCAACGCACGCCACACGGCCGGGGCCGTCGTCAGTAAGCTGAAGCTCCCCTCATGTTCCTGTGCTTCTGTGGTGTGTCACCATCGTAGAAAGCCAAAACTCAAGTTTGATCGGGTGGCCATGTCCAAACGGATGGTGGACATAGTTGAGCAGCTTAAGCCAGTGTGTGCTATGGTCTCTACAATTCTAGATCTGGAGCTGCAGGGAACTATAGCCTCCACTGGCATCTCAGCCCAACAAGGCACTGCTTTCAACCAAACCACCAGAACCACCACCCCACAGATTATAGAGCCAAAGTTATATGGGAGGGATGATTTGAAAAAGGATGTCATAGATGGAATAACCTCTAAATATCATGTCAATGATGATCTCACTGTTCTTTCGATAGTTGGTCCAGGGGGTCTTGGGAAGACAACACTCACACAACATATATATGAAGAAGCAAAGAGCCACTTCCAAGTCCTGGTATGGGTATGTGTCTCTCAGAATTTCAGTGCAAGTAAGTTGGCACAAGAAATCATAAAACAAATCCCTAAACTTGACAATGAAAATGGAAATGAAAGTGCTGAAGGTCTGATTGAAAAAAGATTGCAGTCCAAACGGTTCTTGCTTGTTTTGGATGACATGTGGACAGATCACGAAAATGAATGGAAAAAACTGCTAGCCCCATTTAAGAAAATGCAAACAAAAGGTAACATGGCAATAGTCACAACAAGGATACCGAAGGTGGCACAAATGGTTGCAACAGTAGGCTGTCAAATAAGATTAGAACGGTTAAGTGATGAAGAATGCATGTGTTTCTTCCAAGCATGTGTGTTTGATGACCAGCAAACATGGGAAGGGAACCCTAATTTGCATGATTTTGGGTGCGAAATAGTGAAGAGATTGAAAGGTTTCCCTCTTGCAGTTAAAACTGTCGGTAGATTACTGAAAACTGAACTTAACACAGACCATTGGAGAAGGGTACTTGAGAGTAAAGAATGGGAATATCAGGCCAATGAGGATGATATCATGCCAGCATTAAAGCTTAGCTATAACTATCTTCCTTTTCATCTACAACAATGTTTTGCCCACTGTGCCTTGTTCCCTGAAGATTATGAATTTGGAAGGGAAGAGTTAATCCACTTGTGGATAGGACTAGGGCTGTTAGGCCCCGACGATCAAAACAAGAGACTTGAAGATATTGGACTAGATTATTTAAGCGACTTGGTTAATCATGGCTTCTTCCATGAAGCAAAAAAAGAGGATGGCAGCACTTATTATGTGATACATGATCTACTCCATGACTTGGCAAGAAATGTTTCAGCACATGAATGTATTAGCATACAAGGGTCTAATGTGTGGTCAATACAAATTCCTGCATCTATACATCACATGTCAATCATCATAAATAATTCAGATGTCCAGGACAAAGCAACCTTTGAAAATTGTAAGAAAGGGCTTGATATACTTGGTAAAAGACTGAAAGCTAGAAACCTACGTACTTTGATGTTATTTGGAGATCACCATGGAAGCTTTTGCAAGATATTTAGTGGTATGTTTCGGGATGCAAAAACCCTTCGTGTCATTTTCTTATCAGGTGCATCGTATGATGTGGAGGTTCTGCTGCACAGTTTCTCACAACTTGTCCATCTTCGTTACTTAAGGATAAAGGGTTATGTATTAAATTTAAGAAGTTTATTTGGTAGTATATCAAGATTTTATAACTTGTTGGTCCTAGATATAAAAGAATGCGACACTTTTGCTCATATGGAAGAAGAAGAGATCTGCTCTTCTACAAGAGATATGAGCAACCTAGTGAAAATTCGTCATTTTCTTGTGGGAAATAATTCTTATCATTGTGGAATTGTTGAGATTGGGAAACTTAAATCTATACAAGAGATAAGGAGATTTGAGGTCAATAGAGAAAAACAAGGTTTTGAATTGAACCAAGTTGGGAAATTGATACAGCTGCAAGGGTCATTGGAGATTTGCAATCTTGAAAAGGTTGGTGGTGCAACAGAGCTGGAAGAATTAAAATTAGTCCATTTGCAACACTTAAATCGATTAATATTAGGTTGGGATAGAGACCAGTCTGATAGGGATCCAAAAAAGGAACAAGATGTTCTTGAATGCCTTAAGCCACACAATAATcttcaacaagtgtgcattaGAGGACATGGAGGTCACACATACCCTACTTGGCTATGTTCAGACCACTCTGCTAAGAAATTGGAATGCCTTTGTCTCAAAGGTGTAGCCTGGAAAAGTCTTCCACCTTTGCTAGGAGTGTTGTTGGTGGTCGGCGAAGAGCACCCAAATGTCACAGGCCAAATCTTCGAGAATCTGAAAAGGCTAGAACTTGTCAACATAGCAACTCTAAGAAAATGGAGTGCAGATAGCCCTTTCTCTAAGCTACAGGTACTCACTATTGAGGATTGTTTTGAACTTACAGAGTTGCCATCTCCGCACATGTTTCCCAACGTACAGGAGATATACATTTCAGAGTGTGAGGAATTAGTGTCAGTGCCACCAATTCCTTGGAGTAGTTCTCTGTCCAAAGCCGAACTGTGGAGAGTGGGTAAGAGTATTGAGAACTTAGATTACAGCAAAAAGGAACAGAAAATTCGTGTAGAGTTCAAAAAGGATGCTCTTGATCGTGAACTCTGGAATGTATTGGCCTTTACTAATCTGAGTGAAATAAGGGAGTTCAGGATTTTTGGATGCTCACAAGTGCCTCTACATCACCTGCAACTGCTAAACTCTCTGAATACCCTGGGTATAAGTGACTTTAGTAGTGTCCTATGGCCAACTGAAGGTGAGAATGATTCCCCATTCGAGTTCCCAGTTGaacagctccagatatcagattGTGGTGCCACTGTGAAGGAATTGGTACAGCTAATCTCTTATTTCCCTAACCTCTCAACGTTGGAACTATGGAAGTGTGGTAACAAGCAGGCAGGAGAAGCAGAGGAAATAGAAGCTGCAACAGGAGAACAGCTGTCCATGCCCCtccaattgaaggagttgctcCAAAATCAGAGCTCTCTGAGATCACTGGAAATAGAAGCTGCAACAGGAGAACAGCTGTCCATCCCCTCTTTTTACTGCCCTTTCCCGACCTCCCTGCAGTCCCTCGTGCTTGAGGGTGTGAAGGATGGCATGCTGACTCTGGCTCCTCTCACAAATCTGACCAAATTGGACCTATATGATTGTGGGGGTCTAAGATCCGAGGACCTATGGCCTCTCCTTGCCCAGGGCCATCTCAAGGAATTACAAATCTGGGGAGCGCACAACTTACTTGATGTCCCAGAGCCTTCGCGGATGTGCGAACAAGTTCTTCCCCAACATAGCTCCAGGCTGCAGGCGCTTGAAACGGATGGGGAAGCTGGAGGCGCCGCTGCTGTGCCCGTCGGTGGCcacttctcttcctctctcaccGAGCTAGGGCTTGCTTGGAATGACGACTTGGAGCACTTCACAATGGAGCAATCGGAGGCCCTGCAGATGCTCACCTCCCTCCAGGTTCTTCGAATTAAGGGGTACTCTAGGCTGCAGTCCCTGCCAGAAGGGTTAGGTGGGCTTCCCAACCTCAAGAGATTAGAGATCTGGTCCTGTGGCTCCTTCCGGTCGCTACCCAAGGGCGGACTTCCAAGTTCACTGGTGGAACTACATATCTGGTTCTGTAAGACCATCCGGTCGCTGCCCAAGGGCACCCTCCCAAGTTCGCTGACAGAACTACACATATTTAGTTGCGATGGCTTCCGGTCGCTACCAAAGGGAAGCCTTCCAAGTTCACTGAAGATATTACGGATCCGCTTCTGTCGTGCTGTCAGGTCGCTGCATGAGGGCAGCCTCCCGAATTCACTTCAAATGCTAGATGTCACGAAAAGCAACGAGAAGCTACAGAAGCAGTGCCGGAAGCTGCAAGGAACAATACCCATAGTTAAGTTCTGA
- the LOC8084476 gene encoding uncharacterized protein LOC8084476 yields the protein MELPADVVEEILLRLPPADPASLVRAALVCKPWCRIVCARSFRRRFMEFHRTAPLLGFLCNPLFAWFVPTSSFRPTPTGCEEDVRDCVVLDARHGLVVLHFVLGDDEVDALVIWDPTTGERWEIPVLDDCERDEWYATVLREPTADGTAFVVVRFVTKYYSYSQVQRWSLRVYSSAAACWSEPTLVPKCSVDLVPTALVGTHSTSRLIMAVGS from the coding sequence ATGGAGCTGCCGGCCGACGTCGTCGAAGagatcctcctccgcctcccacCGGCCGATCCCGCGAGCCTCGTCCGCGCCGCGCTCGTCTGCAAGCCCTGGTGCCGCATCGTCTGTGCCCGCAGCTTCCGCCGCCGGTTCATGGAGTTCCACCGCACAGCACCACTGCTCGGCTTCCTGTGCAACCCCTTGTTCGCCTGGTTCGTCCCCACCTCCTCTTTCCGCCCGACACCCACCGGCTGCGAGGAGGACGTCCGCGACTGCGTCGTCCTCGACGCCCGCCACGGCCTCGTCGTCCTCCACTTCGTCCTGGGTGACGACGAGGTCGACGCCCTCGTCATCTGGGACCCGACAACGGGCGAGCGGTGGGAGATACCAGTCCTGGACGACTGCGAACGGGACGAGTGGTACGCGACTGTGCTCCGCGAGCCCACGGCCGACGGTACAGCCTTCGTCGTCGTTCGCTTTGTCACCAAGTACTACAGCTACAGCCAGGTCCAGCGCTGGTCCTTGCGCGTCTACTCATCGGCGGCAGCCTGCTGGAGCGAGCCGACTCTGGTCCCCAAGTGCAGCGTCGATCTAGTGCCTACTGCCCTTGTGGGAACACACTCTACTTCTCGATTGATAATGGCAGTAGGGTCCTAG
- the LOC8084473 gene encoding plant cysteine oxidase 2 isoform X2 has translation MKVAAAAEMGAVGVVQVQAQLDLNLEVAPSAALPEPAAAPTEREAKRRRVAHAVPAAAGRRGRRRRVQAATAVQRLFQACRHVFRGPGTVPKPAEVQMLRDMLDRMRPEDVGLSPDLRYFRTRDATQGIPTITHTTIYKCPNFSMVILFLPRNAVIPLHNHPGMTVFSKLLLGSMHIKSYDWVDAEPDPSATTCSSLSSTDAQLRLAKVVVDDVFRAPCDTSVLYPTTGGNMHRFTAISPCAILDILGPPYSIEEDRDCTYYTDIPYTHHSTGVDDTGDDLNGLDVEHGQGRLAWLKEIDMPTELKMHSVHYGGPPISDK, from the exons ATgaaggtggcggcggcggcggagatggGCGCGGTGGGAGTCGTGCAGGTGCAGGCGCAGCTCGACCTCAACCTCGAGGTGGCGCCGTCGGCGGCGCTGCCGGAGCCCGCGGCCGCGCCGACGGAGCGGGAGGCCAAGAGGCGCCGGGTGGCGCACGcggtgccggcggcggcggggcgccGCGGCAGGAGGCGCCGCGTGCAGGCCGCCACCGCCGTGCAGCGGCTCTTCCAGGCCTGCCGCCACGTCTTCAGGGGCCCCGGCACCGTCCCCAAGCCCGCCGAGGTCCAGATGCTCCGCGACATGCtcg ACAGAATGCGGCCAGAGGATGTCGGCCTGAGCCCAGATCTCAGGTACTTCAGGACTCGAGACGCCACTCAGGGCATCCCAACAATTACACACACGACGATCTACAAATGCCCGAATTTTTCG atggttatCCTCTTCTTGCCACGAAACGCTGTCATTCCTCTGCATAACCACCCCGGAATGACTGTGTTCAGCAAGCTGCTCCTTGGGTCGATGCATATCAAGTCGTACGATTGGGTCGATGCTGAACCTGATCCTTCCGCGACCACCTGTTCTTCATTGTCGTCAACCGATGCTCAAT TGAGACTGGCaaaggtggtggtggatgatgtTTTTAGAGCGCCGTGTGACACCTCGGTCCTGTACCCAACGACAGGAGGGAACATGCACCGGTTCACCGCCATTTCGCCTTGTGCGATCCTCGACATTCTTGGGCCGCCCTACTCCATAGAGGAGGACAGGGACTGCACGTACTACACCGATATACCATACACACACCATTCGA CGGGCGTAGATGACACCGGTGATGACCTCAACGGCTTGGACGTGGAGCATGGCCAAGGCCGTCTAGCATGGCTGAAGGAGATCGACATGCCGACGGAGCTCAAGATGCACAGCGTCCACTACGGTGGCCCGCCGATCTCCGACAAGTGA
- the LOC8084473 gene encoding plant cysteine oxidase 2 isoform X1 — translation MKVAAAAEMGAVGVVQVQAQLDLNLEVAPSAALPEPAAAPTEREAKRRRVAHAVPAAAGRRGRRRRVQAATAVQRLFQACRHVFRGPGTVPKPAEVQMLRDMLDRMRPEDVGLSPDLRYFRTRDATQGIPTITHTTIYKCPNFSMVILFLPRNAVIPLHNHPGMTVFSKLLLGSMHIKSYDWVDAEPDPSATTCSSLSSTDAQCKLSPCCIVVGGLVVSSVVNPSVADIYIYVEMLRFCSFSAVRLAKVVVDDVFRAPCDTSVLYPTTGGNMHRFTAISPCAILDILGPPYSIEEDRDCTYYTDIPYTHHSTGVDDTGDDLNGLDVEHGQGRLAWLKEIDMPTELKMHSVHYGGPPISDK, via the exons ATgaaggtggcggcggcggcggagatggGCGCGGTGGGAGTCGTGCAGGTGCAGGCGCAGCTCGACCTCAACCTCGAGGTGGCGCCGTCGGCGGCGCTGCCGGAGCCCGCGGCCGCGCCGACGGAGCGGGAGGCCAAGAGGCGCCGGGTGGCGCACGcggtgccggcggcggcggggcgccGCGGCAGGAGGCGCCGCGTGCAGGCCGCCACCGCCGTGCAGCGGCTCTTCCAGGCCTGCCGCCACGTCTTCAGGGGCCCCGGCACCGTCCCCAAGCCCGCCGAGGTCCAGATGCTCCGCGACATGCtcg ACAGAATGCGGCCAGAGGATGTCGGCCTGAGCCCAGATCTCAGGTACTTCAGGACTCGAGACGCCACTCAGGGCATCCCAACAATTACACACACGACGATCTACAAATGCCCGAATTTTTCG atggttatCCTCTTCTTGCCACGAAACGCTGTCATTCCTCTGCATAACCACCCCGGAATGACTGTGTTCAGCAAGCTGCTCCTTGGGTCGATGCATATCAAGTCGTACGATTGGGTCGATGCTGAACCTGATCCTTCCGCGACCACCTGTTCTTCATTGTCGTCAACCGATGCTCAATGTAAGCTTTCTCCTTGCTGTATTGTCGTCGGCGGCTTGGTTGTCTCTTCTGTTGTCAACCCCTCTGTagcagatatatatatatatgttgaaaTGCTAAGATTTTGTTCTTTCTCTGCAGTGAGACTGGCaaaggtggtggtggatgatgtTTTTAGAGCGCCGTGTGACACCTCGGTCCTGTACCCAACGACAGGAGGGAACATGCACCGGTTCACCGCCATTTCGCCTTGTGCGATCCTCGACATTCTTGGGCCGCCCTACTCCATAGAGGAGGACAGGGACTGCACGTACTACACCGATATACCATACACACACCATTCGA CGGGCGTAGATGACACCGGTGATGACCTCAACGGCTTGGACGTGGAGCATGGCCAAGGCCGTCTAGCATGGCTGAAGGAGATCGACATGCCGACGGAGCTCAAGATGCACAGCGTCCACTACGGTGGCCCGCCGATCTCCGACAAGTGA